The following proteins come from a genomic window of Proteiniphilum propionicum:
- the atpA gene encoding F0F1 ATP synthase subunit alpha: MAENVIRISEVSEVLRMQLKGIDTHVKFNETGVVISVSDGVVRIFGLRNAESGELLEFDNGMQAIVMNLEEDNIGAILLGSTSEIKEGFTVRRTGRVASLFVGEGMLGRVISPIGEPIDGKGPIRGEMFEMPLERKAPGVIFRQPVNTPLQTGLKAVDAMIPIGRGQRELIIGDRQTGKTSIAIDTILNQRENFDNGDPVYCIYVAVGQKGSSVASIVKRLTDGGAMDYTTVISANGSDTAAMRYIAPFAGAAVGEYFRDTGRHALVVYDDLSKQAVAYREVSLILRRPSGREAYPGDIFYLHSRLLERAASIISQEDVAVLMNDIPPSLEGKVKGGGSLTALPIIETQAGDVSAYIPTNVISITDGQIFLEADLYNRGIRPAINVGISVSRVGGNAQIKAMKTVAGTLKIDQAQYQELAAFAKFGGDMDAVTAMTINKGQKNEQLLIQPVHSPMSIEHQIAILFCGTHGLLKDIPLEKVGEFEKEFLATLQASHRHDVLDQLKKGVINDEISKIIETVAEDTVKAMQS, encoded by the coding sequence ATGGCAGAAAATGTAATCAGGATAAGCGAGGTTTCCGAGGTGTTGCGCATGCAGCTCAAAGGGATAGACACCCATGTTAAATTCAACGAAACAGGGGTTGTCATCAGCGTCAGCGATGGTGTTGTACGCATCTTCGGGCTGCGCAACGCCGAGTCGGGCGAACTTCTTGAGTTCGACAACGGCATGCAGGCTATCGTGATGAACCTCGAGGAAGACAATATTGGAGCCATCCTCCTGGGCAGCACCAGTGAGATCAAAGAGGGATTCACAGTCAGGCGGACCGGCAGGGTAGCCTCGCTCTTTGTCGGGGAGGGCATGCTTGGCCGTGTCATCTCTCCCATCGGTGAGCCTATCGACGGCAAAGGGCCTATCAGGGGAGAGATGTTTGAGATGCCCCTTGAGCGGAAAGCGCCCGGCGTCATCTTCCGTCAGCCGGTAAACACACCCCTACAGACAGGGCTGAAGGCTGTTGATGCCATGATTCCCATAGGGCGCGGGCAGCGGGAGCTGATCATCGGCGACCGGCAGACCGGCAAAACCAGTATAGCCATAGACACCATCCTCAACCAGCGTGAAAATTTCGACAATGGCGACCCGGTATATTGCATCTATGTAGCTGTAGGACAGAAAGGTTCATCGGTAGCATCTATCGTCAAGAGGCTTACCGACGGGGGAGCCATGGACTACACCACGGTCATCTCCGCCAACGGCTCCGATACTGCCGCTATGCGATATATAGCCCCTTTTGCCGGAGCTGCCGTAGGCGAATATTTCCGCGACACGGGCAGGCATGCCCTGGTCGTTTACGACGATCTCTCCAAACAGGCGGTAGCCTATCGCGAGGTCTCCCTCATCCTCAGGCGCCCCTCGGGCCGCGAAGCATATCCCGGCGACATCTTCTATCTCCACTCAAGGCTGCTGGAGAGGGCAGCCAGCATCATCTCACAGGAAGATGTAGCCGTCCTGATGAACGACATTCCTCCCAGCCTCGAGGGTAAGGTGAAAGGTGGCGGTTCACTCACAGCGCTGCCCATCATTGAAACGCAGGCTGGTGACGTGTCGGCATATATCCCCACCAACGTTATCTCAATCACCGACGGGCAGATCTTTCTTGAGGCGGACCTCTACAACAGGGGCATCCGTCCCGCCATAAATGTCGGTATCTCCGTCTCCCGCGTGGGGGGAAACGCACAGATAAAGGCAATGAAGACGGTAGCAGGTACCTTGAAGATCGACCAGGCGCAATACCAGGAACTGGCTGCATTCGCCAAGTTTGGCGGTGATATGGATGCTGTTACCGCCATGACCATCAACAAGGGACAGAAGAACGAACAGCTGCTTATTCAACCGGTCCACAGCCCAATGAGCATTGAGCATCAGATAGCCATACTCTTTTGCGGCACCCACGGGCTGCTGAAGGATATACCCCTTGAGAAGGTGGGCGAGTTCGAAAAAGAGTTCCTTGCCACACTGCAGGCAAGCCACCGCCACGATGTTCTCGACCAGCTGAAAAAGGGAGTGATAAACGATGAGATCAGCAAAATAATCGAAACAGTAGCTGAAGACACCGTCAAAGCAATGCAATCCTGA
- a CDS encoding F0F1 ATP synthase subunit delta yields the protein MNTGLISTRYATALLDYSQELGQHEEVYEKMHILSSIYLEVPQLRFSIQNRSVHPRAKKSIIITACGGDVPSSLRKMIDLILKNERHEQIQYIALRFIELYRERFNIRHGKLITAIAIDEEKCWQLTSRFEKIVGGKLEIENVEDPDIIGGFILSLNDYRWDASVSGELSRIRRVLQD from the coding sequence ATGAATACCGGACTTATATCAACACGTTATGCAACAGCGCTTCTCGACTATTCACAAGAGCTTGGGCAGCACGAGGAAGTATATGAAAAGATGCATATATTGTCAAGTATCTATCTCGAGGTACCTCAGTTAAGATTTTCTATCCAGAACCGGTCTGTCCATCCCCGTGCAAAGAAGAGCATAATCATCACCGCCTGCGGGGGCGATGTGCCATCGTCACTACGGAAAATGATCGATCTTATTTTGAAAAACGAAAGGCATGAGCAGATACAGTACATTGCCCTCCGCTTCATCGAGCTCTACCGTGAGAGGTTCAACATACGCCACGGCAAGCTTATCACGGCAATCGCCATAGACGAGGAGAAATGCTGGCAGCTCACCTCACGGTTTGAGAAGATTGTTGGAGGCAAGCTCGAAATAGAGAACGTTGAAGATCCCGATATCATAGGCGGGTTCATACTGAGTCTCAACGACTACAGGTGGGATGCCAGCGTTTCGGGAGAGCTCTCAAGAATCAGGAGAGTGTTACAAGATTGA
- the atpF gene encoding F0F1 ATP synthase subunit B produces the protein MSLLTPEPGLLFWMTLSFGIVILILAKYAFPPILRSVEKRKNFIDESIIAAREAYQELEKVKEAGEALMEESRIKQAGLLKETSKLREEMIEGAREEAQRESEKIIAAAREQIVAEKEEALRQIRGEVATLSLELAERILREKLSAEGEQINMIGRLLDEMEISKS, from the coding sequence ATGTCGTTATTAACACCCGAACCGGGATTGCTGTTCTGGATGACCCTTTCTTTCGGAATAGTGATATTGATACTGGCAAAATATGCTTTTCCACCCATTCTCAGATCGGTGGAAAAGCGGAAGAACTTTATCGATGAGTCTATCATTGCGGCACGCGAAGCTTACCAGGAGCTGGAAAAGGTAAAGGAGGCCGGAGAGGCGCTGATGGAGGAGTCCAGAATTAAGCAGGCCGGCTTGTTGAAAGAGACATCTAAGCTTCGTGAAGAGATGATCGAGGGTGCACGTGAAGAGGCGCAACGCGAATCGGAAAAAATTATTGCCGCAGCACGTGAACAGATAGTCGCCGAGAAAGAGGAAGCCCTCCGGCAGATCCGTGGAGAGGTAGCCACTCTATCGTTAGAGCTTGCCGAGAGGATCCTTCGCGAGAAGTTGTCAGCTGAAGGGGAGCAGATAAACATGATTGGCAGGCTGCTTGATGAGATGGAAATTTCAAAATCCTGA
- the atpE gene encoding ATP synthase F0 subunit C, with product MELLSVLLQASETGIGTIGAAAGVAIAVLAAAFGIGKIGQSALEGIARQPEAGSDIRTTMIISAALIEGVALFAIVVCGFIL from the coding sequence ATGGAATTACTTTCAGTATTATTGCAGGCATCGGAAACCGGAATAGGTACAATTGGCGCTGCAGCTGGTGTAGCCATCGCGGTTTTAGCAGCAGCTTTTGGTATAGGGAAAATTGGCCAGTCGGCTTTGGAAGGTATTGCCCGCCAGCCCGAAGCAGGATCAGATATCCGTACCACCATGATCATATCGGCTGCACTTATCGAGGGGGTGGCCCTCTTTGCCATCGTCGTTTGCGGATTTATACTCTAA
- the atpB gene encoding F0F1 ATP synthase subunit A, whose translation MKPKINIQYILPALIIIFLMLSSAVAKGNNAVKENGPATGSAAVKESTSSGVTVAEKGKAAEWENGGAGDSASTSGELNVREFILNHLADSYEWQLVSNGDRHITIPLPVILYSKSSGWHIFFSSLLQHGTASYKRFHIASEGKFKGKIVENDNMGNMVRPLDLSLTRNAASLIISSLLLVILMMSVSRAVRRDPMKPQKGFAGMMEMFILSICNEIIKPAVGKDYNRYAPYLLTVFFFIFFNNLLGLIPFFPGGANVTGNIAVTLVLATGTFLAVNLTGTKEYYREVFWPDVPVWLKVPIPLMPIIEIVGLFTKPFALMIRLFANIMAGHAIVLGLTTLIFITVKLGTTINASMTAVSVFFTVFINFVELLVAFIQAYVFTLLSAVFIGLARVEEPGKKEMKPEAVKVKSES comes from the coding sequence ATGAAACCGAAGATAAATATCCAATATATCCTACCGGCTCTTATTATTATCTTTCTCATGCTATCCTCTGCAGTAGCAAAGGGTAATAATGCGGTGAAGGAAAATGGTCCGGCAACAGGGAGCGCCGCGGTGAAGGAAAGTACCTCTTCGGGCGTTACTGTAGCGGAGAAAGGGAAAGCCGCCGAGTGGGAGAATGGCGGAGCAGGCGATAGTGCCTCAACAAGCGGAGAACTCAATGTGCGGGAATTCATCCTCAATCATCTGGCCGACTCATACGAGTGGCAGTTAGTCAGCAATGGCGACCGGCATATAACCATTCCGCTGCCGGTCATCCTGTACAGCAAAAGCAGCGGGTGGCATATTTTCTTTTCGTCGCTACTTCAGCATGGAACCGCCTCATACAAACGGTTTCACATAGCTTCGGAGGGTAAGTTCAAAGGGAAAATCGTTGAAAACGATAACATGGGCAACATGGTGCGCCCCCTCGACCTCTCTCTTACAAGGAATGCGGCATCTCTTATTATAAGCTCACTGCTGCTTGTCATACTTATGATGAGCGTATCCCGAGCTGTCAGGAGAGATCCCATGAAGCCTCAAAAAGGATTTGCAGGGATGATGGAGATGTTTATCCTGTCCATCTGCAACGAGATAATTAAGCCGGCGGTGGGGAAAGACTATAACCGGTATGCCCCTTACCTGCTGACAGTTTTTTTCTTTATCTTCTTCAACAACCTGCTGGGACTCATTCCTTTCTTTCCGGGAGGAGCAAATGTGACGGGAAATATTGCGGTCACACTGGTACTGGCCACCGGCACCTTCCTGGCGGTGAATCTCACAGGAACAAAGGAGTACTACAGGGAGGTGTTCTGGCCCGATGTACCAGTATGGCTAAAGGTGCCAATACCGCTTATGCCAATTATTGAGATAGTGGGACTGTTCACCAAACCCTTTGCGCTGATGATACGTCTTTTTGCCAATATCATGGCCGGGCATGCTATAGTGCTGGGACTTACCACACTTATATTTATCACGGTAAAGCTCGGCACAACCATCAATGCATCCATGACGGCCGTTTCGGTATTTTTTACCGTCTTCATCAATTTTGTAGAGTTGCTGGTCGCCTTCATCCAGGCATATGTCTTCACGCTTCTCTCCGCCGTGTTCATCGGCCTTGCCCGAGTTGAAGAACCCGGGAAAAAAGAGATGAAACCCGAGGCAGTCAAAGTGAAATCTGAATCATAA
- the atpC gene encoding ATP synthase F1 subunit epsilon — protein MRLEIITPNGTFYSGEADSVTLPGTMGSFQVLRNHAPIISSLTKGMLSFTAEGHNRAMEVVDGFVEVSNNVITVCIDKIKGK, from the coding sequence ATGAGGCTCGAAATTATAACTCCCAATGGCACTTTCTATAGTGGCGAGGCCGATTCGGTCACCCTTCCCGGCACAATGGGATCGTTCCAGGTGCTCAGGAACCACGCCCCCATTATTTCGTCGCTCACAAAGGGTATGCTCTCCTTTACTGCCGAAGGGCACAATCGCGCCATGGAGGTAGTAGATGGTTTTGTAGAGGTAAGCAATAACGTTATTACCGTATGTATTGATAAGATAAAAGGAAAATAA
- the atpD gene encoding F0F1 ATP synthase subunit beta: protein MPELIGHISQIIGPVVDVQFELSESQEIRLPAIHEALTVERPGLEEVFLEAQQHIGENIVRTVAMESTDGLSRGLPVKALGRPISVPIGDQIRGRLLNVIGRPIDGLSRLSRENQYPIHREAPKFEELSTTEEVLVTGIKVIDLLQPYLKGGKIGLFGGAGVGKTVIIMELINNIAKGHSGFSVFAGVGERTREGNDLLREMIESGVIRYGEEFKKSMEAGHWDLSKVDYEEVKKSQATLVFGQMNEPPGARASVALTGLAVAESFRDSGGKGSDTLLFIDNIFRFVQAGSEVSALLGRMPSAVGYQPTLASEMGALQERIASTRQGSITSVQAVYVPADDLTDPAPATTFSYLDASTVLSRKIASLGIYPAVDPLESSSRILDPHVLGEEHYNTAMRVKQILQRYKELQDIISILGMEELSDEDRLTVNRARKVQRFLSQPFHMAEQYTGQPGVMVSVEDTVKGFKMILDGKLDSYPEAAFMNVGTIDDAIEKGNKLMEQSKMAKTEK, encoded by the coding sequence ATGCCCGAATTGATAGGACACATTTCACAAATCATAGGACCTGTGGTGGATGTTCAGTTTGAACTTTCTGAATCACAGGAGATCAGATTGCCTGCCATTCACGAAGCACTGACCGTAGAAAGGCCCGGGCTCGAGGAGGTATTCCTGGAAGCACAACAGCATATCGGTGAGAATATTGTTCGCACCGTAGCAATGGAAAGTACCGACGGGCTAAGCCGCGGGCTTCCTGTAAAAGCATTGGGACGCCCAATAAGTGTCCCCATAGGCGATCAGATAAGGGGGAGGTTACTCAACGTTATAGGGAGGCCTATCGACGGGCTCTCCAGGCTGAGCCGCGAAAATCAGTACCCTATCCACAGGGAGGCTCCCAAATTCGAAGAGCTCTCCACTACCGAGGAGGTGCTTGTCACTGGCATCAAGGTTATCGACCTGCTGCAGCCATACCTCAAAGGGGGCAAGATAGGCCTCTTCGGGGGAGCCGGCGTGGGCAAGACAGTCATCATCATGGAGCTTATCAACAACATTGCCAAGGGGCATAGCGGCTTCTCGGTCTTTGCCGGCGTGGGTGAGCGTACCCGTGAAGGCAACGACCTCCTGCGGGAGATGATTGAATCGGGTGTGATAAGATATGGAGAGGAGTTCAAAAAGAGTATGGAGGCCGGTCATTGGGACCTATCGAAAGTGGACTATGAAGAGGTTAAGAAGTCGCAGGCAACACTGGTATTCGGCCAGATGAACGAGCCGCCGGGCGCCCGCGCCTCCGTCGCCCTCACCGGCCTGGCAGTCGCCGAGTCGTTCAGGGACAGCGGCGGAAAAGGAAGCGACACCCTCCTCTTTATCGACAATATTTTCCGTTTCGTCCAGGCAGGATCGGAGGTGTCGGCCCTGCTGGGGCGCATGCCTTCAGCAGTTGGGTACCAGCCTACCCTAGCCTCCGAGATGGGTGCACTGCAGGAGCGCATCGCCTCCACCAGGCAGGGATCCATCACATCGGTCCAGGCTGTTTACGTGCCCGCCGACGACCTCACCGACCCGGCTCCGGCCACCACCTTCAGTTATCTCGACGCCTCCACGGTGCTCAGCCGCAAAATTGCATCACTGGGTATCTATCCCGCTGTCGACCCCCTGGAGTCATCATCACGAATACTCGATCCGCACGTCCTTGGTGAAGAGCACTACAACACCGCGATGCGTGTGAAACAGATATTACAGCGATACAAAGAGCTGCAAGACATTATCTCAATTCTTGGAATGGAAGAGCTGTCAGACGAAGACCGACTGACGGTCAACCGTGCCCGCAAGGTGCAGCGGTTCCTCTCACAACCCTTTCATATGGCGGAACAGTACACCGGCCAGCCCGGCGTAATGGTCTCCGTGGAAGATACAGTCAAGGGTTTCAAGATGATTCTCGACGGCAAGCTCGACAGCTATCCGGAAGCAGCTTTTATGAATGTAGGCACCATTGATGATGCCATAGAGAAGGGCAACAAGTTAATGGAACAGAGCAAAATGGCAAAAACTGAAAAGTAA
- the secDF gene encoding protein translocase subunit SecDF, which translates to MQNKGFIKVFSIILTAICLFYLSFTLVGRQYSKKADQYANGNLALKSQYLDSLSTEKVYLNYTLKQVREKEIGLGLDLKGGMNVVLEIDAAQVLSSLANTDDPLFNQALKETIVQNRRGSSSDFISLFRQNYERIAPDGKLANIYSITMGDRVSPSATNDQVISELRKELVSVANNSFNVLATRIDRFGVVAPNIQRLDRAERILVELPGITEPERVRNLLQGSANLEFWKTYNVNELGSYFNEMNARSGEYAAAKRSAKADGDGSETAPGDTVAAKAEEAAEVSFALTDSLLAEVTGEGEEIVINKSFIEYFNEPYFAMSGASGPIVGSVSKLDTAEVNFLLTRYKDIFPADVKFKWGFKPIDQRETYFQLFALKGDGSKRGPALEGDVVTNARADQGQHGSAWEVSMSMNSAGASRWSTITGAEIGKSIAIVLDGFVYSAPTVNSRIDGGRSSITGNFTPQEAQDLENVLKSGKMQAGVRIVQEDVVGPSLGQEAIRDGLVSFIIALAVLFLFTCLLYGFIPGTVINSALLLNFFFTLGALAAFQAVLTLPGIAGMILSLAMAVDANVLINERIKEEMAAGKTLRRALEDGYKNAFSAILDSNLTTIITGIILAIFGVGAIRGFAITLIIGITASFLTAVFLTRMVYETRLGKGKWQNLTFNTLFSKAIFKEYNFNFIRNSKLILIIIGAFVAVSIISFFTLKMNVGIDFTGGRNYIVRFDQPVRTGEVQDALTPYFGESVRVITIGSSNQVRISTNYMIDSDGSTVEEELRGLLAEGLNEFMTPGKSIDDHIQSSQKVGPSIAEDMIKNAFLALFIALICMGLYILFRFRNMGFSLGTVAALAIDAFSVIGLYSLLWKIMPFSMELDQTFVAAILTIVGYSINDKVVVFDRVREYMHLYPKRGLLDLFNDSMNATLARTINTGLSTILVIICILFFGGDAVRSFVFAMLIGVVVGTVTSLFVASPVAYRVMLKSHVKAEEKKN; encoded by the coding sequence ATGCAAAACAAAGGATTTATTAAAGTTTTCAGTATTATCCTTACTGCTATCTGTCTGTTCTATCTCTCCTTCACCCTGGTGGGAAGGCAGTACAGCAAGAAAGCGGATCAATACGCCAATGGAAACTTAGCCCTCAAGAGTCAGTATCTTGATTCATTATCCACCGAAAAGGTTTACCTAAACTACACACTCAAACAGGTTCGTGAAAAAGAGATCGGACTGGGACTCGACCTCAAGGGAGGGATGAACGTTGTTCTCGAGATCGATGCAGCACAAGTGCTCTCTTCGCTGGCAAACACCGATGACCCCCTGTTTAATCAGGCACTGAAAGAGACTATTGTGCAAAACAGGCGCGGCAGCTCTTCAGACTTCATCTCACTGTTCCGTCAGAATTACGAAAGGATAGCACCTGACGGCAAGCTGGCCAATATCTACAGCATCACCATGGGTGACAGGGTAAGCCCCTCTGCCACAAACGACCAGGTGATATCGGAACTACGCAAGGAGCTTGTCAGCGTTGCCAATAACTCTTTCAACGTGCTTGCTACGCGTATCGACCGTTTCGGGGTGGTTGCACCAAACATACAGCGGTTAGACCGTGCCGAAAGAATTCTTGTGGAACTTCCCGGAATTACGGAGCCGGAACGTGTGCGCAACCTGCTGCAGGGTAGTGCCAACCTCGAATTTTGGAAGACCTACAACGTTAACGAGCTAGGCTCCTATTTCAACGAGATGAACGCCAGGTCGGGCGAGTATGCCGCAGCAAAGCGTTCGGCAAAAGCAGACGGTGACGGCAGCGAAACAGCACCCGGTGATACCGTTGCAGCCAAGGCAGAAGAAGCAGCCGAAGTCTCATTTGCCCTTACCGATTCACTTCTTGCCGAGGTGACGGGCGAAGGTGAAGAGATAGTCATAAACAAAAGCTTCATAGAGTACTTCAATGAGCCCTACTTCGCCATGAGCGGTGCTTCAGGGCCTATAGTCGGAAGCGTTTCAAAGCTCGACACCGCAGAGGTCAACTTCCTACTAACGCGCTACAAAGATATATTCCCCGCCGATGTAAAATTCAAATGGGGTTTCAAGCCCATCGATCAGCGTGAGACCTATTTCCAGCTGTTCGCTCTTAAAGGTGATGGCAGTAAACGAGGCCCCGCGCTTGAAGGCGACGTGGTAACCAATGCCCGCGCCGACCAGGGCCAGCATGGTTCTGCCTGGGAGGTGAGCATGAGCATGAACTCCGCCGGAGCCAGCCGCTGGTCCACCATCACCGGAGCCGAAATCGGCAAATCCATCGCTATCGTACTTGATGGTTTTGTATATTCTGCGCCAACTGTTAACAGCCGTATCGACGGAGGGCGTTCATCAATCACCGGGAACTTCACTCCTCAGGAGGCCCAGGACCTTGAGAACGTGCTCAAATCGGGCAAGATGCAGGCAGGAGTACGCATAGTACAGGAAGATGTTGTTGGCCCTTCTCTCGGACAGGAAGCTATCCGCGATGGGCTGGTGTCGTTTATCATCGCACTTGCCGTACTGTTTCTCTTCACCTGCTTACTATACGGATTTATCCCCGGCACTGTAATAAACAGTGCACTGCTCCTTAACTTCTTCTTTACTCTTGGGGCACTTGCTGCATTCCAGGCGGTACTCACACTGCCAGGTATTGCCGGTATGATCCTCTCCCTCGCCATGGCAGTCGATGCCAACGTGCTAATCAACGAGCGCATAAAGGAGGAGATGGCAGCGGGGAAAACACTCCGGAGGGCACTTGAAGATGGTTACAAGAATGCTTTCTCGGCCATCCTCGACTCTAACCTGACAACCATCATCACCGGTATCATACTTGCAATATTCGGCGTTGGTGCCATCAGAGGATTTGCCATAACCCTTATTATAGGTATAACCGCCTCTTTCCTCACAGCAGTATTCCTCACCCGAATGGTGTACGAAACCCGCTTAGGCAAAGGCAAATGGCAGAATCTTACTTTTAATACTCTATTTTCGAAAGCAATCTTCAAGGAGTACAATTTCAACTTTATACGCAACAGTAAGCTTATACTTATTATAATAGGTGCATTTGTTGCTGTCAGCATCATCTCATTCTTCACCCTGAAGATGAATGTGGGTATCGACTTTACCGGAGGGCGCAACTATATTGTTCGATTCGACCAGCCTGTCCGCACGGGCGAGGTGCAGGATGCACTTACACCCTACTTCGGCGAGTCCGTTCGTGTAATAACCATTGGTTCCAGCAACCAGGTGCGTATCTCCACCAACTATATGATAGACTCCGATGGATCAACCGTTGAGGAAGAGCTGCGCGGGCTATTAGCCGAAGGGCTTAATGAATTCATGACTCCCGGCAAGAGTATCGACGATCATATTCAGAGTTCTCAGAAGGTGGGTCCGAGCATTGCCGAAGATATGATAAAAAATGCCTTCCTGGCACTCTTCATAGCGCTCATATGCATGGGGCTCTATATCCTGTTTCGTTTCCGCAACATGGGATTCTCCCTTGGTACAGTTGCGGCACTTGCTATCGATGCCTTCTCGGTTATAGGCCTTTATTCGCTCCTATGGAAGATAATGCCCTTCTCCATGGAGCTCGATCAGACCTTCGTGGCGGCTATCCTTACCATTGTGGGTTACTCTATCAACGACAAGGTGGTGGTGTTCGACCGTGTGCGTGAATATATGCATCTCTATCCCAAGCGTGGACTGTTAGATCTGTTCAACGACTCAATGAACGCTACACTGGCACGTACCATCAACACGGGCTTGAGTACCATCCTCGTAATCATCTGTATCTTGTTCTTCGGAGGCGATGCAGTAAGAAGCTTCGTCTTCGCAATGCTTATAGGAGTGGTTGTAGGTACTGTCACCAGTCTCTTCGTTGCCTCTCCCGTAGCTTACAGGGTTATGCTGAAAAGCCATGTCAAGGCAGAAGAGAAAAAAAATTAA